The following proteins are encoded in a genomic region of Nitrospirota bacterium:
- a CDS encoding tyrosine-type recombinase/integrase has translation MAGVEAFSLQEQPPTMEALQAEHGVPPGGNPAPVPVQDPVARRGVRHSRKKVRGVISQNGRLYTRIRFGGKMRKFPVPDGETGERLFKALRKWRRVGAPLPNDLRSLASSIVGGDEILSVGDILKLYVDSRQSRESIADIKNDAKHWNEKLGSERVTGLDKKGIARLIGRITEVLDGWRKAGLSPWTVNHRRTTLAAAFNYVEKKRLRIEVQENPFHYGIARQGTEDRSMVSMTFGMFVLILRECPAIVRPVLVFMACTGRRVGEAVRLERVHVRLEKKEYFCRPEKRGRPGWYPLVGMAVDCLRVQPVIAGEPRVFPVSAGYVSHAFMRAVRSLYKKGLVRTEDLRLHDLRHAVSSWLNEAGTTTKDLQDFIGWKSPEMAMRYPKPVAAAVAAKAEAISAGLGAAGLTPSDFALLPSGTRPDHPRSGGSVAGKSDPKSVPPKIDSAGDSTYHPELTQ, from the coding sequence ATGGCCGGCGTCGAAGCATTTTCACTTCAGGAGCAGCCGCCGACAATGGAGGCGCTTCAGGCAGAACATGGCGTGCCTCCCGGAGGCAATCCTGCCCCGGTACCCGTGCAAGATCCGGTGGCCCGTAGAGGGGTGCGGCATTCTCGGAAAAAGGTGCGTGGAGTGATTTCCCAGAACGGTCGGTTGTACACTCGAATCCGCTTTGGCGGAAAGATGCGCAAATTCCCGGTACCGGATGGTGAGACCGGCGAACGACTCTTCAAGGCACTCAGGAAGTGGCGAAGGGTCGGGGCGCCGCTCCCGAACGATCTTCGCTCGCTTGCGAGCTCGATCGTAGGAGGGGATGAGATCCTGTCGGTCGGGGACATCCTCAAACTCTACGTGGACTCAAGGCAATCGCGGGAATCGATTGCGGACATCAAGAACGACGCGAAGCACTGGAATGAGAAGCTTGGAAGCGAGAGGGTCACGGGGCTGGACAAGAAGGGGATTGCGCGACTGATCGGAAGGATTACCGAGGTTCTCGATGGGTGGAGGAAGGCGGGGTTGTCGCCATGGACGGTGAACCATCGACGCACGACCCTGGCGGCGGCATTCAACTACGTGGAAAAAAAGCGATTGAGGATTGAGGTCCAAGAAAACCCGTTCCACTATGGTATTGCCCGACAAGGAACGGAAGATCGCTCCATGGTCAGCATGACGTTTGGCATGTTTGTACTCATTCTCCGGGAGTGTCCCGCTATCGTGCGTCCGGTTCTTGTCTTCATGGCCTGCACAGGCAGGAGGGTAGGGGAGGCGGTTCGCCTGGAAAGGGTCCACGTGCGACTCGAAAAGAAGGAGTACTTCTGCCGTCCCGAGAAGCGCGGCCGACCGGGGTGGTATCCACTCGTTGGCATGGCGGTGGATTGCCTTAGAGTCCAACCGGTCATCGCGGGTGAGCCGAGAGTTTTCCCGGTCTCGGCGGGATACGTGAGCCACGCATTCATGAGGGCGGTCCGGAGCCTCTACAAGAAGGGGCTTGTCCGCACCGAGGATCTTCGCTTACATGATCTCCGGCACGCCGTATCGTCTTGGCTAAACGAGGCGGGAACGACGACGAAGGATCTCCAAGATTTCATCGGTTGGAAGTCGCCTGAGATGGCCATGCGATATCCGAAGCCCGTCGCTGCGGCAGTAGCGGCCAAGGCAGAAGCAATTTCCGCAGGGCTGGGAGCCGCCGGGCTCACCCCAAGCGATTTTGCGCTGCTACCGAGCGGGACAAGACCCGATCACCCGCGGTCTGGCGGGAGTGTGGCGGGCAAAAGTGACCCAAAAAGTGTCCCACCAAAAATTGACTCCGCCGGCGATTCAACGTATCATCCCGAACTGACTCAGTAA
- a CDS encoding type II toxin-antitoxin system HicA family toxin, with protein sequence MRRLPDLARDLPESVSRSIGFATIRREAGHKYFRHPDGRASVVAPPKNGEHMARGLLRAILKSPEQERRK encoded by the coding sequence GTGAGGAGGCTGCCCGACCTTGCTCGCGACCTTCCGGAATCCGTGAGCCGTTCCATCGGATTCGCGACGATTCGTCGGGAGGCAGGCCACAAGTATTTCCGGCATCCCGATGGCCGGGCCTCGGTCGTCGCACCGCCGAAAAATGGGGAACATATGGCGAGGGGGTTGCTTCGTGCAATCCTGAAAAGTCCGGAGCAAGAAAGACGAAAATAA
- a CDS encoding metallophosphoesterase family protein, with protein MTQRVRFVAFTDHHADVGCIESVITLVHDSRSAFIVCAGDFTIMTEGIHPSMMILGRCELPVYFIGGNHEHDGICRFLESAYPTLHYVDLKVEIEPLPGGLRVQIAGLDGTEDLNPHYGEKGEFYASYLEILKAQADPLLPLVLLSHFPPAGTATCGKEPVFKGDLCVGFKEGPALGSRNVRRMVESLKPAVVVTGHFHDRFGESDRNGGSWIVNPGPDGMLIEMAFPSEGGEATVTLRKTSRAAA; from the coding sequence GTGACTCAGAGGGTCCGTTTCGTGGCCTTCACGGATCATCACGCCGACGTGGGGTGCATCGAATCGGTGATCACACTCGTACACGACAGCCGATCGGCCTTCATCGTCTGCGCGGGTGATTTCACGATCATGACGGAAGGTATCCATCCCTCCATGATGATTCTGGGCCGATGCGAGTTACCGGTGTATTTCATCGGTGGCAACCACGAGCACGACGGGATTTGCCGATTCCTGGAGAGTGCGTATCCGACCCTCCACTACGTCGATCTGAAGGTTGAGATCGAGCCGCTCCCCGGGGGCCTCCGAGTCCAGATCGCCGGCCTGGACGGCACCGAGGATCTGAACCCCCACTACGGAGAGAAGGGAGAGTTCTACGCGTCCTACCTCGAGATCCTGAAAGCGCAGGCCGACCCACTCCTTCCGCTGGTTCTTCTCTCGCACTTCCCGCCGGCGGGAACGGCCACTTGCGGGAAGGAGCCTGTTTTCAAGGGCGACCTGTGCGTGGGTTTCAAGGAGGGACCCGCTCTCGGCAGTCGAAATGTAAGAAGGATGGTCGAGAGTCTCAAGCCCGCCGTCGTCGTTACGGGCCACTTCCATGATCGATTCGGTGAATCCGATCGAAACGGCGGGTCTTGGATCGTGAACCCTGGCCCGGACGGGATGCTGATCGAGATGGCATTCCCTTCGGAGGGAGGAGAGGCTACGGTCACGCTGCGGAAAACGTCAAGAGCCGCGGCATGA
- a CDS encoding DUF2188 domain-containing protein, which produces MSKNQWIVRYGKGWAVRGEGNSRVTKAFEKQSDAIGLGREISERHRSELIIQARDGTIRQKDSHGRDPYPPAG; this is translated from the coding sequence ATGTCCAAGAATCAGTGGATCGTGCGATACGGCAAGGGGTGGGCCGTGCGAGGCGAGGGGAACTCACGGGTAACCAAGGCATTCGAGAAACAGTCGGATGCCATCGGTCTTGGCCGTGAGATCTCGGAGAGGCATCGTTCGGAACTCATCATTCAGGCCCGGGACGGAACCATTCGGCAAAAGGACTCGCATGGTAGGGATCCTTACCCTCCTGCCGGCTAG
- a CDS encoding helix-turn-helix transcriptional regulator, whose amino-acid sequence MGWMENLQNEVGQRIRDVRTNRGWTQAHLAEKADLPTETVSRIERGVEPNPTMRSLGCIAQALGMEHHELFLPKAKHEEIEKNRVVHQIISALRRLDRKDLTLVRTFIGRFSDLGGKKKG is encoded by the coding sequence ATGGGATGGATGGAGAACCTACAGAATGAGGTCGGGCAGCGGATCCGCGATGTTCGCACAAACCGTGGCTGGACGCAGGCCCACCTGGCGGAGAAGGCGGACCTTCCGACCGAGACGGTCAGTCGGATCGAGCGTGGCGTGGAGCCGAACCCGACCATGCGGAGTCTGGGGTGCATCGCACAGGCACTCGGCATGGAGCACCACGAACTGTTCCTGCCCAAAGCGAAGCACGAGGAGATCGAGAAGAATCGAGTCGTTCACCAGATCATCTCGGCGCTTAGACGACTCGACCGTAAAGACCTGACCCTTGTACGGACCTTCATCGGCCGATTCTCCGACCTCGGCGGGAAGAAGAAAGGGTAG
- a CDS encoding EscU/YscU/HrcU family type III secretion system export apparatus switch protein translates to MGVSLIDRLGAGICPAGDPSGERMLPSDRPGRPDVIVATDFDTDPAIAVGLVYVPHEMEAPVITGAYRGPFAETCIYRAVMNDVPLYLDFDHCLPEALAKAARSSSVVPRELYWAVSSAYVYALKKNPTRNERLVRFRVEVLEVANA, encoded by the coding sequence GTGGGTGTGAGCCTAATCGACAGGCTTGGCGCAGGCATTTGTCCTGCGGGGGACCCGAGTGGAGAGCGGATGCTCCCTTCCGATCGACCGGGGCGGCCCGATGTCATCGTCGCCACCGATTTCGACACGGATCCCGCTATCGCCGTGGGTCTGGTGTACGTCCCGCATGAAATGGAGGCGCCGGTGATCACCGGCGCTTACAGGGGTCCTTTTGCCGAAACGTGTATTTACCGGGCCGTCATGAATGACGTGCCGCTGTACCTGGATTTTGACCATTGTCTTCCTGAAGCACTGGCCAAGGCAGCACGGTCATCGAGTGTGGTTCCCCGCGAGTTGTACTGGGCCGTCTCCTCCGCCTACGTGTACGCTCTCAAGAAGAACCCAACGAGAAACGAGCGGCTGGTGAGGTTCCGGGTTGAGGTGCTGGAAGTTGCGAATGCGTAA
- a CDS encoding putative DNA binding domain-containing protein, with translation MKAVAIPKSTKQLAALVKQGEGTTLEFKRSTGELKEGMQTLCAFLNVSGGTVLFGVRPEGTIEGQDVSDKTLRDIAQAAARFEPPAHVAIERIKIKVGRMVVIVTAESGRDVRPFTYEGHPYERLGSTTRRMPQAKYERLLVDRGHAKRRWENLPAEGLALKDLDRKEILRTRELAIQQNRISPDTRRDVGEILDRLGLRIDSVLTQAALILYGKRFLPDYPQCLLKMGRFRGTEITGEIVDNRQEYMNAFAMVREGMEFLKRTMPLGARFPEGQIFREDRFPIPLDALREILLNAVMHRDYSHYSGHVAIVVFDDRVEIRSYGRLPNGVTLKQLSGKHISKPTNPLIAGAFHRTGAVEVWGQGTNRVIAACKRHGAAPPKFEELQGFLIVTFRAQMVAGGKTEVAGAQSGAQWRAQSGAQSVRVLNVLSRSALSARALAEALGLRSKTGALKRTLNELLAEGLIEYTLPEKPSSRLQKYRLTRAGEKAQKTHSGKDGK, from the coding sequence ATGAAGGCCGTCGCGATTCCCAAGAGCACAAAACAGCTTGCCGCGCTCGTCAAGCAGGGCGAAGGCACTACACTGGAATTCAAGCGTTCGACAGGCGAACTGAAGGAGGGCATGCAGACGCTGTGCGCCTTCCTGAACGTATCCGGCGGCACGGTGCTCTTCGGGGTTCGGCCCGAAGGCACGATTGAGGGACAGGATGTTTCCGACAAGACGCTCCGCGACATCGCACAGGCCGCAGCTCGTTTCGAGCCTCCCGCTCATGTTGCCATTGAGCGCATCAAGATCAAAGTGGGCCGCATGGTTGTGATCGTCACGGCCGAGAGCGGTCGGGATGTCCGTCCCTTCACCTATGAAGGCCATCCCTACGAGCGCCTGGGCAGCACGACGCGCCGGATGCCGCAGGCGAAGTACGAGCGTCTGCTCGTCGATCGCGGCCACGCGAAGCGTCGCTGGGAGAACCTCCCCGCCGAAGGCCTGGCGCTGAAGGACTTGGACCGCAAAGAGATCCTGCGCACGCGCGAGCTGGCCATTCAGCAGAACCGGATTTCGCCGGACACCCGCCGGGACGTCGGCGAAATCCTCGACCGGTTGGGATTGCGGATTGACAGTGTTCTCACGCAGGCCGCACTGATACTTTACGGCAAGAGATTCCTGCCGGATTACCCTCAATGCCTCTTGAAAATGGGCCGGTTCCGGGGAACGGAGATTACCGGCGAGATCGTGGACAACCGGCAGGAATACATGAACGCCTTTGCCATGGTACGCGAGGGAATGGAATTCCTGAAGCGAACCATGCCCCTGGGTGCGCGCTTCCCCGAGGGACAGATTTTTCGTGAAGATCGTTTCCCCATCCCCTTGGACGCTCTCCGGGAAATCCTCCTCAACGCCGTCATGCACCGCGACTACTCCCACTACTCCGGCCACGTCGCCATTGTGGTCTTTGACGACCGGGTCGAGATCAGAAGCTACGGTCGCCTGCCCAATGGCGTGACGCTGAAGCAGCTTTCGGGGAAACATATATCAAAGCCGACCAATCCCCTGATCGCCGGGGCCTTTCACCGCACGGGCGCGGTGGAGGTTTGGGGCCAGGGAACCAACCGCGTGATCGCGGCCTGCAAACGTCACGGAGCCGCCCCTCCGAAATTCGAGGAATTGCAGGGGTTCCTGATCGTAACGTTCAGAGCACAGATGGTCGCCGGGGGCAAGACGGAGGTTGCCGGGGCCCAGTCAGGAGCCCAGTGGAGGGCCCAGTCAGGGGCCCAGTCGGTTCGGGTTCTGAACGTCTTGTCACGGAGTGCCTTGTCCGCTCGTGCGCTGGCAGAAGCCCTTGGGCTGCGAAGCAAGACCGGCGCATTGAAGCGGACTCTCAACGAATTGCTCGCTGAAGGATTGATCGAGTACACGTTGCCTGAAAAGCCCAGCAGCCGCCTGCAAAAGTACCGTCTTACTCGGGCTGGGGAGAAGGCGCAGAAAACGCACAGCGGAAAGGATGGGAAATGA
- a CDS encoding helix-turn-helix transcriptional regulator, whose amino-acid sequence MADTDEPDIKAEIGRNLRELREERGLTQQALAKEADLADETVSRIERGHLNPSAEVLGRLANALKVAAQRLLLMPSAEEKAQKELLIQDIAARLKKASVDDIQFYRELLYRLTRHRGILKESIPVERKSKDRT is encoded by the coding sequence ATGGCTGACACCGACGAACCCGACATCAAGGCAGAAATCGGACGCAACCTGCGCGAACTCCGAGAGGAGCGCGGCCTGACCCAACAGGCGCTTGCGAAGGAGGCCGACTTGGCCGATGAGACGGTCTCCCGCATCGAGCGGGGGCATTTGAACCCCTCCGCAGAGGTGCTGGGGAGGTTGGCGAACGCCCTCAAGGTGGCCGCGCAGAGACTCCTCCTGATGCCTTCTGCAGAGGAAAAGGCCCAAAAGGAACTTCTCATCCAGGACATTGCCGCCCGCCTCAAGAAGGCCTCCGTGGACGACATCCAGTTCTACCGCGAGCTTCTATACCGGCTCACCCGCCACCGGGGAATCCTCAAGGAATCGATCCCGGTCGAGCGGAAATCCAAGGACCGGACCTAG
- a CDS encoding type II toxin-antitoxin system HicB family antitoxin: MRNKEPKGRKTRAFPVIIERDANGYYVGIIPDLNGCHTQAPSFMALESRLKDVIALCLRMEGRKSPRSRFVGVHMIEVKA; encoded by the coding sequence ATGCGTAACAAGGAGCCCAAGGGCAGGAAGACCCGCGCTTTCCCCGTGATCATCGAGCGGGATGCGAACGGCTACTACGTCGGGATCATCCCGGATCTCAACGGTTGTCACACGCAGGCGCCATCGTTCATGGCCCTGGAATCCCGGCTGAAGGACGTCATTGCCCTCTGCCTGAGGATGGAGGGGCGCAAGTCCCCGCGCAGCCGGTTCGTCGGCGTCCACATGATCGAGGTGAAGGCGTGA
- a CDS encoding type II toxin-antitoxin system HicA family toxin, whose protein sequence is MRELPVFSPAHLSEILTSLGFKLAGKSVMREGKHLYFRHPDGRATVVPTHDGDDICPRLLSAVLKDIEPKPETGPTAAQSTLSSSRRGRRIGR, encoded by the coding sequence GTGAGGGAGCTGCCGGTTTTCTCGCCTGCCCACTTGAGCGAGATCCTCACATCCCTGGGGTTCAAGCTCGCCGGAAAGTCCGTCATGAGGGAAGGCAAGCATCTCTATTTCCGCCATCCCGATGGGCGGGCAACTGTGGTCCCCACTCACGACGGCGACGACATCTGCCCCCGTCTCCTCTCCGCGGTTCTGAAGGACATCGAGCCGAAGCCGGAGACCGGCCCGACCGCGGCCCAGTCTACCCTTTCTTCTTCCCGCCGAGGTCGGAGAATCGGCCGATGA
- a CDS encoding DUF3883 domain-containing protein, whose product MRVETVRPNGPASWIAGLVGVQSERFRSVTLTATDLKTLTILDSRATYDGNGQLLRLGLQAYTLGIAYEFDPYFGLSISRVDPLPHQLEAVYDYLLKLARVRFLLADDAGAGKTIMAGLLIRELKLRGLAERILVVCPANLAFQWQRELKEKFDEKFLVMKGSDIRDQFGVNQWMEQKQTITSLDLAKREDILPGLRQVHWDVIIVDEAHRMSAADETHKSQRYRLGELLRDISDHLLLLTATPHKGDPINFTLFLQLLDPDTYADVRSIREAMTRQRAPFYLRRTKEAMVYFPERQPDGTWTATKIFKKRIPKTVDFNIDGPEFDLYRQVTRYVKAQSVRAAAAGDDPRSRAVGFLMSLYQRRLASSMYALRHSLENRATRLEMALKRAQDLAQIAPPEIPSPEELEEMEESERERLEEILEAITIAGNADQVREEIRELSDLAGKAKAVEDAGSEAKLSKLKATLQAEGFFDHPDRRLLLFTEFKDTLDYLVGKLKDWGFRVGYIHGSMKAGSRDDEGTRLHSEQQFKEGKIQVLVATEAAGEGINLQVCNILFNYDIPWNPNRLEQRMGRIHRYGQKKDCLIFNFVASNTIEGRVLQRLLEKLQEIRNALDDDAVFNVVGEVLPSAHIERVLRDYYSGKLGDADLEDRLLRDVDESRFRAICRNALEGLASKKLNLAMLIERRARAQERRVVPETIARFVAESAPMASLTIKEIASLPHTFEPGRTPPALRRFESQSDWKLPALAGKYPRLSTERETAEKHNLEWVTPGHPLFEALRRHALDQALPEFSRGACFHSLQHDKPARLDFYRAKVVDGLGHAIHERLFVVEYPDGGGPRLLNAAAIGDYTPAPPPDKLPSVALAPANAAWLNETALKPFLDEVKSERLAEVDRIANHVEFSLTELLHKVDEEIGRADADVERKAPGAEGRLAQAEARHADLMARREKRRQELNRERALSLQGVERIASALVLPHPERDAADIRRLRPDPLTEATAMRVVIEHEQSQGRQVEDVHEKNLGYDITSIDTKSGHLRLIEVKGLGGSTGTVLLTPNEKRVAEDRRDCYWLYVVTNCKATPKLEDPIRDPARLPWHEVKKVEHYWLQVDAMTQSIQLREDSPPYGGDRP is encoded by the coding sequence ATGCGGGTCGAAACGGTCCGGCCCAACGGCCCCGCCTCGTGGATAGCCGGGCTGGTCGGCGTTCAGTCCGAAAGGTTCCGAAGCGTCACGCTCACCGCCACCGACCTCAAGACTCTCACCATCCTGGACTCCCGCGCCACCTACGATGGAAACGGCCAACTCCTCCGTCTCGGCCTCCAAGCCTACACCCTCGGGATCGCCTACGAATTCGATCCCTATTTCGGCCTCTCCATCTCACGGGTAGACCCCCTCCCCCATCAGCTTGAAGCGGTCTACGACTACCTCCTCAAACTCGCCCGCGTCCGCTTCCTCCTGGCCGACGACGCCGGCGCGGGCAAGACCATCATGGCCGGCCTCCTCATTCGGGAACTCAAGCTCCGCGGACTCGCCGAGCGTATCCTGGTCGTCTGCCCCGCCAACCTCGCCTTCCAATGGCAACGTGAACTCAAGGAGAAGTTCGACGAGAAATTCCTCGTCATGAAGGGAAGCGACATCCGCGACCAGTTCGGCGTCAATCAGTGGATGGAGCAGAAGCAGACGATCACGTCGCTCGACCTCGCGAAGCGGGAGGATATCCTGCCGGGACTCCGGCAGGTACACTGGGACGTCATCATCGTGGACGAAGCCCATAGAATGTCCGCCGCCGATGAAACCCACAAAAGCCAGCGGTACCGATTGGGCGAACTCCTGCGAGATATCTCGGACCACCTGCTTCTCCTTACGGCCACGCCGCACAAGGGAGACCCCATCAATTTCACCTTGTTCCTCCAGCTCCTGGATCCCGATACCTACGCCGATGTCCGATCGATCCGTGAGGCCATGACCCGCCAGCGCGCGCCGTTCTACCTGCGACGAACCAAGGAGGCGATGGTCTACTTCCCGGAGCGACAACCGGATGGCACATGGACAGCCACGAAGATCTTCAAGAAGCGGATTCCGAAGACGGTGGACTTCAACATCGACGGTCCCGAATTCGACCTCTACCGCCAGGTCACCCGATACGTGAAGGCCCAAAGCGTCAGGGCCGCCGCGGCGGGAGACGATCCCCGATCCCGCGCAGTCGGATTTCTTATGTCCCTCTACCAACGCCGCCTGGCCTCAAGCATGTACGCCCTCCGCCACTCTCTGGAGAACCGAGCCACGCGCCTCGAAATGGCCCTGAAACGCGCCCAGGATCTCGCCCAAATCGCTCCACCTGAAATCCCCAGCCCGGAGGAATTGGAGGAAATGGAGGAAAGTGAACGCGAGCGCCTTGAAGAAATCCTTGAAGCCATCACCATCGCGGGCAACGCCGACCAGGTGCGAGAAGAAATCCGTGAGCTGTCCGACCTGGCCGGGAAGGCCAAGGCCGTTGAAGATGCCGGTTCTGAAGCCAAGCTCTCCAAGCTCAAGGCCACGCTTCAGGCGGAGGGGTTTTTCGACCACCCCGATAGGCGGCTTCTCCTCTTTACGGAGTTCAAGGATACTTTGGACTACCTGGTCGGGAAGCTCAAGGACTGGGGCTTCCGCGTGGGATACATCCACGGCAGCATGAAGGCCGGATCCAGAGATGATGAAGGAACACGCCTCCACTCGGAGCAACAGTTCAAGGAAGGGAAGATCCAAGTACTCGTGGCCACCGAAGCAGCAGGCGAAGGGATCAACCTCCAAGTTTGTAATATCCTTTTCAACTACGATATCCCGTGGAACCCGAACCGTCTCGAGCAGCGCATGGGCCGCATCCACCGCTACGGCCAGAAGAAGGACTGCCTCATCTTCAATTTCGTGGCCTCGAACACCATCGAAGGGCGCGTCCTACAGCGCCTCCTCGAAAAGCTTCAGGAGATCCGAAACGCCCTCGATGACGACGCGGTCTTCAATGTCGTCGGCGAAGTCTTGCCGTCCGCTCACATTGAGCGGGTTCTTCGGGACTACTACTCAGGGAAGTTGGGAGATGCCGATCTCGAAGATCGGCTCCTCCGGGACGTGGATGAAAGCCGATTCCGCGCCATCTGCCGGAACGCTCTTGAAGGGCTGGCGTCGAAGAAATTGAACCTCGCCATGCTCATCGAGCGGCGCGCCCGGGCGCAGGAACGACGGGTTGTACCGGAGACCATCGCTCGGTTCGTCGCGGAGTCCGCCCCAATGGCGTCCTTGACCATCAAAGAAATTGCCTCTCTGCCCCATACCTTCGAGCCGGGCCGAACACCCCCCGCGCTCCGGCGGTTCGAGTCTCAATCGGATTGGAAACTGCCCGCCCTCGCAGGCAAGTATCCCCGCCTCTCAACCGAACGCGAGACCGCCGAGAAGCACAATCTCGAATGGGTCACCCCGGGGCATCCTCTCTTCGAGGCCCTGCGTCGTCATGCCTTGGATCAGGCGCTGCCGGAATTTTCCAGGGGAGCCTGTTTCCATTCCCTCCAGCACGACAAGCCCGCCCGGCTCGACTTCTATCGCGCGAAGGTAGTGGACGGTTTGGGGCATGCCATTCATGAGCGATTATTCGTCGTGGAGTATCCTGATGGCGGGGGGCCGCGATTGCTCAACGCAGCGGCCATTGGCGACTACACCCCGGCGCCGCCTCCAGACAAGCTGCCGTCTGTCGCTCTCGCGCCCGCTAACGCAGCCTGGCTGAACGAGACGGCCCTCAAGCCCTTTCTGGACGAAGTGAAATCCGAGCGGCTGGCCGAGGTGGACCGAATCGCCAACCATGTCGAATTCTCTCTCACGGAACTCCTTCACAAGGTGGATGAAGAAATCGGGAGGGCCGACGCCGATGTGGAGAGGAAAGCGCCCGGCGCGGAGGGTCGCCTCGCCCAAGCCGAGGCGCGCCACGCCGACCTCATGGCTCGGCGCGAGAAGCGACGACAAGAACTCAATCGCGAACGGGCACTGTCCCTCCAAGGCGTCGAACGGATTGCCAGCGCGCTGGTTCTGCCCCACCCCGAGCGCGATGCCGCCGACATCCGGCGACTGCGGCCTGATCCCCTAACGGAGGCCACGGCCATGCGTGTCGTCATCGAGCACGAGCAGTCCCAAGGACGGCAGGTGGAGGATGTGCATGAAAAGAACCTGGGATACGACATCACCAGCATTGACACGAAATCGGGCCACCTCCGCCTTATCGAAGTCAAGGGCCTCGGCGGGTCCACGGGCACCGTCCTCCTTACTCCCAACGAGAAGCGCGTGGCCGAAGACCGCCGCGATTGCTACTGGCTGTACGTGGTTACAAACTGCAAAGCCACGCCGAAACTTGAAGATCCGATTCGCGATCCCGCTCGCCTGCCCTGGCATGAGGTGAAGAAGGTCGAGCATTATTGGCTCCAGGTGGATGCAATGACCCAATCGATACAGCTGCGCGAGGATTCGCCTCCGTATGGAGGTGATCGCCCATGA
- a CDS encoding type II toxin-antitoxin system PemK/MazF family toxin yields the protein MIYKSGDVVLVPFPFTDLTTTKQRPGVVMGTQEQDLLVAAITSRIPSDLLPTDLQVSAEEQRGAGLPKRSIVKVTKIFTLHERLVRGRLGAFPAPFVKQIVAALSSFLQRQHPG from the coding sequence ATCATCTACAAGTCCGGTGACGTCGTCCTCGTCCCATTTCCTTTCACCGACCTGACGACGACCAAACAACGGCCGGGAGTTGTCATGGGTACCCAGGAACAAGACCTCCTCGTGGCCGCCATCACTTCCCGTATCCCCTCAGATCTACTGCCGACCGACCTACAGGTGTCTGCTGAGGAACAGCGCGGTGCAGGCTTACCCAAAAGATCAATTGTCAAGGTCACGAAGATTTTCACTCTCCACGAGCGGCTCGTTCGCGGACGGTTGGGTGCGTTCCCGGCGCCGTTCGTGAAACAAATCGTCGCGGCTCTGTCGTCATTTCTACAGCGGCAACATCCAGGATAG